One window of Nocardia sp. NBC_00508 genomic DNA carries:
- a CDS encoding LysR family transcriptional regulator, with amino-acid sequence METLDMNLLVALDALLDTSSVTLAAQRLHTSPPAMSRTLARLRVVLDDPLLVRAGRTLVPTPRALELRYEVSTLVEQGRALLTPRDDLDPAALRRTFAIQAGDLVVTELAAPLLAAARAQAPGVTLRFVPDTLEGTAALRDGRVDLEVGVIDHTDPETTVRRVLADRVIGVATADHPLVTDRVTVAAYAAARHLNISRDGRAHGPIDDRLALHGRTRRVVATAPTLTSALFAVRGGDLVCSAPALLSAATLPAIGLGAFEIPLPLPEIAIGLAWHPRNTADRGHRWLRDLVQEILLRSAAAAGPPKRRRGDVDQETGGGLDSR; translated from the coding sequence GTGGAAACGCTGGACATGAACCTGCTCGTCGCCCTCGACGCGCTGCTGGACACCAGCAGTGTCACGCTTGCCGCCCAGCGCCTACACACCTCGCCGCCCGCGATGAGCCGGACGCTGGCTCGGCTGCGCGTGGTGCTCGATGATCCGTTGCTCGTGCGGGCGGGCCGCACTCTGGTGCCGACACCACGCGCGCTGGAATTGCGATACGAAGTCAGCACTCTGGTCGAGCAGGGACGCGCGTTGCTGACCCCGCGCGACGACCTGGATCCAGCGGCGCTGCGGCGGACCTTCGCGATACAGGCAGGCGACCTGGTGGTCACCGAACTCGCCGCGCCGTTGCTGGCCGCGGCGCGGGCACAGGCGCCCGGCGTGACGCTGCGCTTCGTGCCCGACACGCTCGAGGGCACTGCCGCGCTGCGTGACGGTCGTGTCGATCTCGAGGTCGGCGTGATCGATCACACCGACCCGGAGACCACGGTGCGCAGGGTGCTGGCCGACCGTGTGATCGGGGTGGCCACCGCCGACCACCCCTTGGTCACCGACCGCGTCACCGTCGCCGCCTACGCCGCGGCGCGGCATCTGAACATTTCTCGCGATGGACGTGCGCACGGCCCGATCGATGACCGCCTCGCCCTGCACGGCCGTACCCGGCGCGTGGTGGCTACCGCGCCGACACTGACCAGCGCACTGTTCGCGGTGCGTGGCGGCGACCTGGTCTGCTCGGCGCCCGCCTTGCTGAGCGCCGCCACGCTGCCCGCGATCGGGTTGGGCGCGTTCGAGATCCCGCTGCCGCTGCCGGAGATCGCCATCGGGCTGGCATGGCACCCGCGCAACACCGCCGACCGGGGTCATCGTTGGCTGCGCGATCTGGTCCAAGAGATCCTGCTGCGCTCGGCGGCCGCGGCCGGTCCCCCGAAGCGCCGGCGCGGCGACGTCGATCAGGAAACCGGGGGCGGGCTGGACAGCCGGTAG
- a CDS encoding sigma factor-like helix-turn-helix DNA-binding protein, with the protein MTISVEVTPDDDADPELLDLRDDISFELEEVNEVLAELIAMQADRRAKDGELLTARLGIGGERPETLARIGARHDLSRDRVRQLHTRAVGQMIRMAQQSGHRAAAVLGARYPLDARDRQLVRALLVETYATDTDIAATELSYVKLRLAGHAAEDAKRIAGFVTQRIAAWQKKTNRRLAKLHDAQPRATSQLNPWLGQVDWPGPGSAAAIPTASARTVDSDDDGRGRYYLDKVGRDVPFDSGLEARLLWILNASDLVETFQEHPAAVTYDLDGAERSHYPSIAARLTDGRVILVDVEPLGHLGFHVNRVKAAASRAHAHANGWGWLVWTGSRIGVPELRARPVAAARERMLRDLVEHSPVHWAALHEVRAQTGLDLLDFLALVLRNEWRWDRAPFRLSAPPSPPPGRW; encoded by the coding sequence GTGACGATCAGCGTAGAGGTCACGCCGGATGACGACGCTGATCCCGAACTGCTCGACCTGCGCGACGACATCTCCTTCGAACTCGAAGAGGTCAACGAGGTGCTCGCCGAGTTGATCGCGATGCAGGCCGATCGCAGGGCCAAGGACGGCGAACTGCTGACGGCTCGGCTCGGGATCGGCGGCGAGCGGCCCGAAACCCTGGCCCGCATCGGCGCCCGCCACGACCTGTCCCGCGACCGCGTACGGCAGCTGCACACCAGAGCGGTCGGCCAGATGATCCGGATGGCCCAGCAGTCCGGGCACCGCGCTGCCGCGGTGCTGGGAGCGCGCTATCCGCTCGACGCCCGCGACCGGCAGCTGGTACGCGCGCTGCTGGTGGAGACGTACGCGACCGACACCGACATCGCCGCCACCGAGCTGTCGTACGTGAAGCTGCGGCTGGCCGGGCACGCGGCCGAGGACGCGAAGCGGATCGCCGGATTCGTCACCCAGCGCATCGCGGCCTGGCAGAAGAAGACCAACCGGCGCCTGGCCAAGTTGCACGATGCGCAGCCACGCGCGACCAGTCAGCTGAATCCCTGGTTGGGGCAGGTCGATTGGCCCGGCCCCGGTTCCGCGGCCGCGATCCCCACCGCATCCGCGCGCACGGTGGACAGCGACGACGACGGACGTGGGCGCTACTACTTGGACAAGGTCGGCCGCGACGTGCCGTTCGACTCCGGCCTGGAGGCCAGGTTGCTGTGGATCCTCAACGCGAGCGACCTGGTCGAGACGTTCCAGGAACATCCGGCGGCCGTCACCTACGACCTCGATGGCGCCGAGCGATCGCACTATCCGAGCATCGCCGCCCGGCTGACCGACGGCCGGGTGATCCTCGTCGATGTCGAGCCGCTCGGCCACCTCGGATTCCACGTCAATCGGGTGAAGGCGGCCGCGAGCCGGGCGCACGCGCACGCCAACGGCTGGGGTTGGCTGGTCTGGACGGGCAGCCGCATCGGCGTCCCGGAGCTGCGCGCGCGGCCGGTCGCGGCGGCGCGCGAGCGGATGCTGCGCGACCTGGTCGAGCACAGCCCGGTGCACTGGGCCGCGCTGCACGAGGTGCGCGCCCAGACCGGCCTCGACCTGCTGGACTTCCTCGCGCTGGTGCTGCGGAACGAATGGCGGTGGGACCGAGCGCCCTTCCGGCTCAGCGCACCACCATCGCCGCCGCCAGGAAGGTGGTGA